In one window of Halopiger aswanensis DNA:
- a CDS encoding ABC transporter ATP-binding protein — protein sequence MSGADPVISMQDVTVEFGESGFGPFGDSEVVRAVDEVDLDIDEGEVIALVGESGCGKTTLGKTAIGFQRPTSGTICYRGQDIGEARDSRNADIPFSEIRRSLQIIHQDPGSALNPNQRVITSLLLPLKKNTDLGRSECKERIYALAESVGLTPVEDYMNRYPHQLSGGEQQRTVLIRAMMMNPDLILADEAISALDVSLRIEMMDLMLELREMFNTSFLFVSHDLSNARYLTKKSGGRIAVMYLGEIVEIGTVEEIIENPQHPYTQALKWATPNLFVEDEQESPLRGLDIPDPTEKPEGCPFHPRCPEARTVCETTRPEAYGSDDSEYRCKCFRATDEHEYWNNEELAGTELVE from the coding sequence ATGAGCGGGGCTGACCCGGTCATCTCGATGCAAGACGTCACCGTCGAGTTCGGTGAGAGCGGCTTCGGTCCCTTCGGCGACTCCGAGGTCGTGCGCGCCGTCGACGAGGTGGATCTCGACATCGACGAAGGAGAGGTAATAGCCTTGGTCGGCGAGTCCGGCTGTGGGAAGACCACGCTTGGGAAGACCGCGATCGGCTTCCAGCGCCCGACCAGCGGCACGATCTGCTACCGCGGCCAGGATATCGGGGAAGCGCGTGACAGCCGCAACGCCGACATCCCGTTCAGCGAAATTCGGCGGTCGCTTCAGATCATCCATCAGGACCCCGGAAGCGCACTGAACCCCAATCAGCGCGTGATCACTTCACTGCTGTTGCCGTTAAAAAAGAACACGGACCTAGGTCGCAGCGAGTGCAAGGAGCGTATCTATGCGCTCGCCGAAAGCGTCGGACTCACTCCGGTCGAAGACTACATGAATCGCTACCCGCACCAGCTCTCGGGTGGCGAACAGCAACGGACGGTCCTGATCCGGGCGATGATGATGAACCCGGATCTTATCCTAGCAGACGAGGCTATCAGTGCGCTTGACGTCTCGCTGCGGATCGAGATGATGGACCTCATGCTGGAGCTGCGGGAGATGTTCAACACCTCGTTCCTGTTCGTGTCCCACGACCTCTCGAACGCGAGGTATCTGACGAAGAAGTCCGGCGGACGCATCGCCGTGATGTACCTGGGAGAGATCGTCGAGATCGGGACCGTCGAGGAGATCATCGAGAACCCTCAGCATCCCTACACGCAGGCGTTGAAATGGGCGACGCCGAACCTCTTCGTCGAAGACGAGCAAGAGTCGCCGCTCCGCGGGCTCGACATCCCGGACCCTACCGAGAAGCCGGAAGGGTGTCCGTTCCATCCCCGCTGCCCGGAGGCCCGTACCGTCTGTGAGACGACGCGGCCAGAGGCGTACGGGAGCGACGACAGCGAGTACCGATGTAAGTGCTTCCGCGCGACCGACGAGCACGAGTATTGGAACAATGAGGAGCTAGCGGGTACCGAACTCGTCGAGTAG
- a CDS encoding family 4 glycosyl hydrolase — MHTLEEIPDPSSTATNANVKIGYIGGGSEGWAHTLINDLLQCEDVSGSVALYDVNYEPAAKNAELGNRLVERDDAPGDWTFEAYQEIEPALKGADFVICSIQDPPEETFVHDIDVPQEYGIYQTVADTCGPGGAVRALRAIPQYREIAATVREQCPDAWVVNYTNPMTVCTRALYEEYPDINAIGLCHEVFGTQRFLAGIVEKYVDEAEDVDAEEIDVNVKGINHFTWIDEAYWYDRDIFPYLDEELEERKPLPSFEPGDLDDEGYWTNHHQIAFDLYDKFGLFGAAGDRHLAEFVPWYLDIDEPEEIQRWGIRLTPSSARRSDGEGPAKMSRYLNEDGTFEFQESGEEVVDIMRALLGIEPIKTHVNYPNEGQISDLPTGPVVETNAMITGAGVKPITAGDFPREVRSMVRQSVDNQETLVEAGYAGDLDLAFQAFLNEPLVTIQRDEARELFAELVEIERDYFRDYDLEGADVLTDD; from the coding sequence ATGCATACGCTCGAGGAGATACCGGATCCGTCGTCAACGGCGACGAACGCGAACGTGAAGATCGGTTACATCGGCGGCGGGAGCGAAGGATGGGCGCACACCCTTATCAACGACCTCCTGCAGTGCGAGGACGTCTCGGGATCGGTCGCGCTCTACGACGTCAACTACGAACCGGCCGCGAAAAATGCCGAACTCGGCAACCGCCTCGTGGAGCGGGACGACGCACCCGGCGACTGGACGTTCGAAGCGTACCAGGAAATAGAACCTGCGCTCAAGGGAGCAGATTTTGTGATCTGTTCGATTCAGGATCCGCCCGAGGAGACGTTCGTCCACGACATCGACGTCCCCCAGGAGTACGGCATCTACCAGACGGTCGCGGACACCTGCGGACCGGGCGGGGCCGTTCGGGCGCTGCGGGCGATCCCGCAGTACCGCGAGATCGCGGCGACGGTCCGCGAGCAGTGTCCCGACGCCTGGGTGGTCAACTACACGAACCCGATGACCGTCTGCACCCGAGCGCTCTACGAGGAGTACCCCGATATCAACGCCATCGGTCTCTGTCACGAAGTTTTCGGCACTCAGCGGTTCCTCGCCGGAATTGTCGAGAAGTACGTCGACGAGGCCGAGGACGTCGACGCCGAGGAGATCGACGTCAACGTCAAGGGGATCAATCACTTCACCTGGATCGACGAGGCCTACTGGTACGACCGCGACATCTTTCCGTACCTCGACGAGGAACTCGAGGAGCGAAAGCCCCTGCCGAGCTTCGAGCCCGGCGACCTGGACGACGAAGGATACTGGACGAACCATCACCAGATCGCGTTCGATCTGTACGACAAGTTCGGCCTGTTCGGTGCCGCGGGCGACCGGCACCTCGCGGAGTTCGTCCCGTGGTACCTCGACATCGACGAACCCGAGGAGATTCAACGGTGGGGAATCCGCCTGACGCCCAGCTCCGCGCGGCGGTCCGACGGCGAGGGTCCGGCGAAGATGAGTCGCTACCTCAACGAGGACGGCACCTTCGAGTTCCAGGAGTCAGGCGAAGAGGTCGTCGACATCATGCGCGCATTGCTCGGCATCGAACCAATCAAGACCCACGTCAACTACCCGAACGAAGGCCAGATCTCCGATCTGCCGACCGGCCCAGTCGTCGAGACGAACGCGATGATCACCGGCGCCGGCGTCAAACCGATCACCGCCGGCGACTTCCCCCGCGAGGTCCGCAGCATGGTCAGGCAATCCGTCGATAATCAGGAGACGCTCGTGGAAGCCGGCTACGCCGGCGATCTGGACCTGGCATTCCAGGCGTTCCTCAACGAGCCGCTCGTGACCATCCAGCGCGACGAGGCCAGGGAGCTGTTCGCCGAACTGGTCGAGATCGAACGCGACTACTTCCGAGACTACGACCTCGAGGGTGCCGATGTCCTCACGGACGACTGA
- a CDS encoding ABC transporter permease, translated as MSDSEGETQSELEALFEPQDTVESLTRWERMKQQYDLYIRAPLKVAINDWRTVVGLGLLIMFGLAGTVGVWFTNAPSSGQAPFLLGPFENWAYPLGTDALGRPIHTQLIHATPSMFQMILGGAGIAIGLATLVGLLSGFLRDTLVDRVLMTIADVVITIPGLPLVMVLVAVFQPRNPYVVGVLLGLDAWPALARQIRSQVLSIREEHYVEASRIMGLRTWTILRRDLLGQLTPYIAINAALAARGIIFGSVGLYFIGVLPFNALNWGVMMNMAYESGALNDTAKLHWLIWPMLTIFLLSVSFVLLSQGLDSVFNVRLRARHAQTAGEGDKSASKGKHDNA; from the coding sequence ATGAGTGACTCAGAAGGCGAAACACAATCGGAACTGGAAGCACTGTTCGAGCCCCAAGACACTGTCGAGTCGCTAACACGCTGGGAGCGGATGAAACAGCAGTACGATCTGTACATCCGCGCACCGCTGAAGGTGGCGATCAACGACTGGCGGACGGTCGTCGGTCTGGGCCTGCTCATAATGTTTGGCCTGGCGGGAACCGTCGGCGTCTGGTTCACGAACGCCCCGTCGTCCGGTCAGGCACCGTTCCTGCTCGGTCCGTTCGAGAACTGGGCGTATCCGCTCGGGACCGACGCACTCGGCCGGCCAATTCACACGCAGCTCATCCATGCGACCCCCTCCATGTTCCAGATGATCCTAGGCGGCGCCGGGATCGCGATCGGTCTCGCGACGCTCGTCGGGTTGCTTTCGGGGTTCCTTCGAGACACGTTGGTCGACAGGGTACTCATGACGATCGCCGACGTCGTTATCACGATCCCGGGGCTCCCATTGGTGATGGTGCTGGTCGCCGTCTTCCAGCCTCGGAACCCGTATGTCGTCGGAGTTCTCCTGGGTCTCGATGCGTGGCCCGCCTTGGCGCGACAGATCCGCTCGCAGGTGCTCAGCATCCGCGAGGAACACTACGTTGAGGCCTCGAGGATAATGGGACTGAGAACCTGGACGATCCTCCGGCGGGACCTGTTAGGACAGCTCACGCCGTACATCGCCATCAACGCCGCGTTGGCGGCCCGTGGAATTATCTTCGGATCGGTCGGACTGTACTTCATCGGTGTGCTCCCGTTCAACGCACTGAACTGGGGAGTGATGATGAATATGGCGTACGAATCGGGCGCGCTGAACGACACCGCGAAGCTCCATTGGCTCATCTGGCCGATGTTGACGATCTTCCTGTTATCGGTCTCGTTCGTCCTGCTGTCGCAGGGGCTCGATAGCGTTTTCAACGTCCGACTCCGAGCAAGACACGCACAAACGGCTGGTGAAGGCGACAAATCCGCTTCAAAAGGAAAACACGATAACGCATGA
- a CDS encoding ABC transporter permease translates to MNLNYLIRRLGQAVITFWATVTLTFALYHMMPGGPVESMQNIILQQITTSGGTADLEQIEEMVTLYANIQPDDPVYIQYIDYWRQLLFEFSMGRSFSHQEPVTTLIAERIPWSMFVSVYSLVIGYTASILLGSAMAFKEKSRFDSIMSTIMVSLQSTPYYIVALLLIYSAALQLGWFPTGGRVGTGVEPGFNLEFMTSIIHHAALPILSTSILGISGAISLRGNAIRVLGEDYLRVAELRGLRPSRIATEYVGRNAILPMYTRFMIGIAGVLSSSVILEQIFSYPGMGLLMYNAISIRDYPLLMGTLIIFTSITIIGILIADLTYGYIDPRASGGGGTE, encoded by the coding sequence ATGAATCTAAACTATCTCATACGACGGCTTGGGCAGGCCGTTATTACGTTCTGGGCGACGGTGACGCTCACGTTTGCACTCTATCACATGATGCCTGGTGGCCCAGTGGAATCGATGCAGAATATCATCCTCCAGCAGATCACGACGTCCGGCGGGACAGCCGACCTCGAACAGATCGAGGAGATGGTCACGCTGTACGCGAACATCCAGCCCGACGATCCGGTGTACATCCAGTATATCGACTACTGGCGCCAACTGCTGTTCGAGTTCAGCATGGGACGGTCGTTCTCACACCAGGAACCGGTCACGACGCTCATCGCTGAGCGCATTCCGTGGTCGATGTTCGTCTCGGTGTACTCGCTCGTCATCGGGTACACAGCGAGTATTCTGCTCGGGTCGGCAATGGCTTTCAAAGAGAAGAGCCGTTTCGACTCCATCATGTCCACCATCATGGTCTCATTACAGTCGACTCCGTACTACATCGTCGCGCTCCTGCTGATCTACTCGGCCGCACTACAGCTCGGATGGTTCCCGACCGGCGGTCGCGTCGGCACCGGAGTCGAACCTGGATTCAACCTGGAGTTCATGACTAGCATCATTCACCATGCGGCCCTGCCAATTCTCTCGACGAGCATTCTCGGAATCTCTGGCGCGATCTCGCTGCGCGGGAACGCGATCCGCGTCCTCGGTGAAGACTACCTCCGAGTGGCGGAGCTCCGCGGTCTTCGCCCGAGTCGGATCGCGACCGAGTACGTCGGTCGGAACGCGATCTTGCCGATGTACACGCGATTCATGATCGGGATCGCGGGGGTACTCAGCAGCTCAGTCATCCTCGAGCAGATCTTCTCCTACCCGGGGATGGGGCTGCTCATGTACAACGCGATCAGCATCAGAGACTACCCGTTGCTGATGGGGACGCTGATCATTTTCACGTCGATCACCATCATTGGGATCCTGATCGCCGACTTAACCTACGGATACATCGATCCGCGGGCGAGCGGCGGAGGTGGTACTGAATGA
- a CDS encoding formylglycine-generating enzyme family protein: protein MTNETPSCCSPSKGGSRTTRDATTDRDGESASAAKDAAAGEAASANAKPTGNETRMRRLLGGTFRMGTDSEVGFEDDGEGPAREVVVDPFAAGIHAVTNAEFYEFVRETGYTTDAERHGWSFVFEEFLTPDAREHVVGTSGAADWWVGVEGACWYRPKGPGSSIEDRLDHPVVHVSWNDAVAYCDWADRRLPTEAEWEYAARGGREGTRFPWGDELEPHGEHRCNVWQGSFPEHNTASDGYLGTAPVDAFEPNGYGLYNVVGNVWEWCADWFDPDYHETTAAENPTGPDDGRVRSMRGGSHLCHESWCNRYRLAARSKNTPASSTGNIGFRCVANV from the coding sequence ATGACGAACGAAACGCCCTCGTGTTGTTCGCCCTCGAAGGGCGGATCGCGGACGACCCGCGACGCGACGACCGACCGCGACGGCGAGTCCGCTTCGGCGGCGAAGGACGCCGCGGCGGGGGAGGCGGCGTCGGCGAACGCGAAACCGACCGGCAACGAAACCCGGATGCGCCGCCTTTTGGGCGGTACGTTCCGCATGGGAACCGATTCCGAGGTCGGCTTCGAGGACGACGGGGAGGGCCCGGCCCGCGAGGTCGTCGTAGATCCGTTCGCCGCCGGCATACACGCCGTGACGAACGCGGAGTTCTACGAGTTCGTCCGGGAGACGGGGTACACCACCGACGCCGAGCGCCACGGCTGGTCGTTCGTCTTCGAGGAGTTCCTCACGCCCGACGCCCGCGAGCACGTTGTCGGCACGTCCGGTGCGGCGGACTGGTGGGTCGGCGTCGAGGGTGCCTGCTGGTACCGTCCCAAAGGTCCCGGCTCGTCGATCGAAGACCGGCTCGACCACCCCGTGGTGCACGTCTCGTGGAACGACGCGGTCGCGTACTGCGACTGGGCGGACCGGCGCCTCCCGACGGAAGCCGAGTGGGAATACGCCGCCCGCGGCGGGCGCGAGGGCACCCGGTTTCCTTGGGGCGACGAACTCGAACCCCACGGCGAACACCGGTGTAACGTCTGGCAGGGGTCGTTCCCGGAGCACAATACCGCCTCGGACGGGTACCTGGGAACGGCGCCCGTGGACGCCTTCGAACCCAACGGATACGGGCTGTACAACGTCGTCGGCAACGTCTGGGAGTGGTGCGCCGACTGGTTCGATCCCGACTACCACGAAACGACCGCCGCCGAGAACCCGACCGGACCGGACGACGGTCGGGTGCGGTCGATGCGCGGCGGCTCCCACCTCTGTCACGAGTCGTGGTGCAATCGGTACCGCCTCGCTGCGCGGAGCAAGAACACGCCGGCGAGCTCGACGGGGAACATCGGGTTCCGGTGTGTTGCGAACGTTTGA
- a CDS encoding ABC transporter ATP-binding protein has product MKSEPIAEVRNLNVAFPMDRGESRVVRDADIDIYQDEILGVVGESGSGKSMFAASLLDGVVEPGVSRGDITFNPPEGGDPISVLDLSEEELRRFRWDRVAMVFQGAMSSFNPVKTIRAHFKETLQDHNKNVEEGLERGRQLLEDLYLDPDRVMDSYPHELSGGMKQRGLIALSLLLDPDLLILDEPTAALDLLMQRSIISLLRDVQTNYDVTMVMITHDLALLSKLADRMVIMYAFQFIEMGETDEIVWNASHPYTRALLASTPSLASDIDEMKPIPGDKPDPVEQFHGCSYSSRCPLADDRCRNEEPPLRTIEGSNTQQTACFHYEDAADAIQLPSSPQETAESAAADGGEQ; this is encoded by the coding sequence ATGAAATCCGAACCGATAGCTGAAGTCAGAAATCTCAACGTAGCCTTTCCCATGGATCGAGGCGAATCGCGGGTCGTCCGCGACGCCGATATCGATATTTACCAGGACGAAATTCTCGGCGTCGTCGGTGAGAGCGGCAGCGGCAAATCGATGTTCGCCGCATCGCTGCTCGACGGCGTCGTCGAACCAGGCGTGAGTCGTGGCGACATCACGTTCAATCCGCCGGAGGGCGGTGACCCAATCTCCGTGTTAGACCTCTCGGAGGAAGAGCTTCGACGGTTCCGCTGGGATCGGGTCGCCATGGTGTTCCAGGGGGCGATGAGCTCGTTTAACCCCGTCAAAACGATCAGGGCACACTTTAAGGAGACGCTCCAGGACCACAACAAAAACGTCGAAGAGGGGTTAGAGCGGGGTCGACAGTTGCTCGAAGACCTGTATCTCGATCCCGACCGGGTTATGGACTCATATCCACACGAGCTGAGCGGGGGCATGAAACAGCGCGGTCTGATCGCGTTAAGCCTGCTTCTAGACCCAGATCTGTTGATCCTCGACGAGCCGACGGCGGCGCTTGATCTGCTGATGCAGCGGTCGATCATCTCCCTCCTTCGAGATGTGCAGACCAATTACGACGTGACGATGGTGATGATCACCCACGATCTGGCGCTACTATCAAAGCTGGCAGACCGAATGGTTATCATGTACGCCTTCCAGTTCATCGAGATGGGCGAAACCGACGAGATCGTCTGGAACGCCTCTCACCCCTACACTAGGGCACTACTCGCGTCGACGCCGAGCTTGGCCTCAGATATCGACGAGATGAAGCCGATACCCGGTGACAAGCCGGACCCGGTCGAGCAGTTCCACGGCTGCTCGTACAGTTCGCGATGCCCGCTCGCGGACGACCGGTGTCGCAACGAGGAACCGCCTCTCAGGACGATAGAGGGGTCGAATACTCAACAAACTGCATGCTTCCACTACGAGGACGCGGCAGATGCGATCCAACTGCCGTCCTCGCCACAGGAGACGGCCGAGTCCGCCGCAGCCGACGGGGGTGAACAATGA
- a CDS encoding sulfatase-like hydrolase/transferase, producing the protein MTSSRDHPNVVVVFTDQQRWDTAGCYGNPMDVTPTLDAMADRGTRLEQCVSSNPVCGPQRASLQTGQYPTECGIYRNLMSGEADSPIEDTTTLADAFNDAGYRTGYVGKWHIANTRLEPVPERLRGGYEDYWLAADALEHTSQAYEGTLYDGDCEPVEFEDRYRVDFLTDHAEEFIADESDSDDPFFLFLSYLEPHHQNDQDTYVAPDGYAEEFANPWVPPDLEGRPGDWFEELPDYYGCCRRIDENLERLLATLEREGIDDETIVLFTSDHGCHFRTRNREYKRSCHESSIRVPAVLQGPGFDDGGTVEDVVSLLDLPATLLDAADVEVPDSFQGESVSPLVAGNEDGASGAERERPADAFIQVSESAVERTLRTDRWTYSVYDPDADPIDDPASPADGYVERYLYDLRADPHQQVNLIGRPDYREVADELRERLQARIREYEGTDVEILEAEYPA; encoded by the coding sequence GTGACTTCGAGCCGAGACCATCCAAACGTAGTGGTCGTCTTCACTGACCAGCAGCGCTGGGACACGGCCGGCTGTTACGGGAACCCGATGGACGTTACGCCGACGCTCGACGCGATGGCGGACCGGGGAACCCGTCTCGAACAGTGCGTTTCGTCGAATCCCGTCTGCGGCCCGCAGCGGGCATCGCTGCAGACGGGACAGTATCCAACTGAGTGCGGCATCTACCGCAACCTCATGAGCGGCGAGGCCGACTCGCCGATCGAAGACACCACGACGCTCGCCGACGCGTTCAACGACGCCGGGTATCGGACCGGCTACGTCGGCAAGTGGCACATCGCGAACACCCGCCTCGAGCCGGTACCCGAGCGGCTTCGCGGCGGCTACGAGGACTACTGGCTCGCTGCCGACGCCCTAGAGCACACCTCGCAAGCCTACGAGGGAACCCTGTACGACGGAGACTGTGAACCAGTCGAGTTCGAGGATCGGTACCGCGTGGACTTCTTGACCGATCACGCCGAGGAATTCATTGCCGACGAGAGCGACTCGGACGATCCCTTCTTCCTCTTCCTGTCGTACCTCGAGCCCCACCATCAGAACGATCAGGACACTTACGTCGCGCCGGACGGCTACGCCGAGGAGTTCGCTAACCCATGGGTGCCGCCGGACCTCGAGGGGCGGCCGGGCGACTGGTTCGAGGAACTCCCTGATTACTACGGCTGTTGTCGGCGGATCGACGAGAACCTCGAGCGCCTGCTCGCGACGCTCGAGCGCGAAGGTATCGACGACGAAACGATCGTCCTCTTCACGTCCGATCACGGCTGCCACTTCCGCACGCGTAACCGCGAGTACAAGCGATCGTGCCACGAATCGTCTATCCGAGTCCCCGCCGTTTTGCAGGGTCCCGGCTTCGATGACGGCGGCACCGTCGAAGACGTAGTGAGTCTGCTCGACCTTCCCGCGACGCTGCTCGATGCCGCTGACGTCGAGGTGCCGGATTCGTTCCAGGGCGAGAGTGTTAGTCCGCTCGTCGCCGGGAACGAAGACGGAGCAAGCGGTGCCGAACGCGAGCGACCGGCCGATGCTTTCATTCAGGTCAGCGAATCGGCGGTTGAGCGGACCCTCCGCACCGATCGCTGGACCTACTCGGTGTACGACCCCGACGCCGACCCGATAGACGATCCCGCGAGTCCTGCGGACGGGTACGTCGAACGCTACCTCTACGATTTGCGGGCGGATCCGCACCAACAGGTGAACCTGATCGGTCGGCCCGATTATCGCGAGGTCGCTGACGAGTTGCGCGAGCGACTTCAAGCGCGTATCCGAGAGTATGAGGGTACCGACGTCGAGATTCTCGAGGCTGAGTATCCAGCCTGA
- a CDS encoding right-handed parallel beta-helix repeat-containing protein yields MLGIGSVGTAIGSATPQESADRGRDGRPWNRDVDANEHTLFDLHSLDVDHVHTAARDADALVWRDEEGILHVDTQDETLYSGEDFTEAVQTALDSLTDGRDRKERVVVAASGTVTDGGTNWDEPGPDAIDVPSNVVLDVRGTIRVDGGIALRALDAENIEIPRAVIRGEGQALLFRSVRNVHIGRLDIRGEPAISGVRIDGFAKGRGDDTIRCEDIQIDSTYIERIVEGSNEHAFETYAVDRLQLGEIIVKDVPTGAGVLLNDTQDATVGEIVALDIDPGGGYGAFRLANSCTDITCGQVVARNAARGVFTVSDTSHATVNSVNIAGTDSHGVLIQDGENITINGGVIKDPGDEGVRIDSRSSPEHRPAESVSVSNLRIVDESGQEGISVTVGGRSGKDTNNVRVVNNDVRDSGGIYVESPSTIVRDNVGDGIASGSVTLESGAAPAARVEDIAEHGSATLDLRAQVTTVPDVPFAWDHRFEWTGDGWDLVIEWESDPGEDLELNFVADQPQVTAGLVNETDDEDEDDEFDVGDRSPGVVDGFENGNLDEYEGSADNYEVTSEAPIAEGNYSLKGGVNSDNATPIVSTDGLERYPSQGTTFSAEIGFTEEMPHMGIVFGAMDVGDFHLIRLENLWSYFEEDDPDIKLQMLAGGDVKDGVDPEALEPGEFHELVVEWSQDDEITVTLHDPDGAEIASVTGYGDGRTAGGIGTRRTALLDDITIDEVH; encoded by the coding sequence ATGCTCGGTATCGGAAGCGTAGGAACGGCTATCGGATCCGCGACCCCCCAGGAGAGTGCCGACAGAGGCAGAGACGGACGTCCGTGGAACCGAGACGTCGACGCGAACGAACACACCCTGTTCGACCTCCACTCGCTTGACGTCGATCACGTCCATACGGCAGCTCGCGACGCCGACGCACTCGTCTGGCGGGACGAGGAAGGCATACTTCACGTCGACACCCAAGACGAAACACTGTACAGTGGTGAGGACTTCACCGAAGCCGTACAGACGGCCCTCGATAGTCTAACTGACGGTCGTGACCGCAAGGAGCGGGTTGTCGTCGCCGCGTCAGGGACGGTAACCGACGGCGGGACGAATTGGGACGAACCGGGTCCCGACGCGATCGATGTGCCGAGCAACGTGGTGCTTGACGTCCGCGGCACGATCCGTGTTGACGGCGGTATCGCGCTCCGGGCACTCGACGCCGAGAACATCGAGATTCCGCGGGCCGTCATCCGGGGGGAAGGACAGGCCCTCCTCTTCCGGAGCGTTCGGAACGTTCACATCGGTCGCCTGGATATTCGCGGTGAACCGGCGATCAGTGGAGTCCGAATCGACGGTTTCGCGAAAGGGCGAGGTGACGATACGATTCGTTGCGAGGATATCCAGATCGACAGCACCTATATCGAGAGGATTGTCGAGGGATCAAACGAACACGCATTCGAGACGTACGCGGTCGATCGGCTCCAGCTTGGTGAGATCATCGTCAAGGATGTACCGACCGGTGCCGGCGTTCTGCTCAACGACACGCAAGACGCGACCGTCGGTGAGATCGTCGCTCTCGATATCGACCCCGGCGGCGGTTACGGCGCGTTCCGGCTGGCGAACAGCTGTACGGATATCACTTGCGGACAAGTCGTCGCTCGGAACGCTGCACGGGGCGTCTTCACGGTCTCGGACACCTCTCATGCGACGGTCAACTCGGTTAACATTGCCGGAACGGACTCCCACGGTGTCCTGATTCAGGACGGCGAGAACATCACGATCAACGGCGGCGTAATCAAAGACCCTGGCGACGAGGGCGTTCGCATTGATTCGCGGTCGTCGCCCGAACACCGGCCCGCCGAAAGTGTCTCAGTGTCAAACCTCAGGATTGTTGACGAGTCGGGTCAGGAGGGGATCAGCGTTACGGTCGGTGGACGCAGCGGAAAAGATACCAACAACGTCCGCGTCGTCAACAACGACGTCCGAGACAGCGGCGGTATCTACGTCGAATCGCCGTCGACGATCGTCCGGGACAACGTCGGTGACGGGATCGCCTCGGGCAGCGTCACGCTCGAGTCAGGCGCGGCTCCTGCCGCTCGCGTAGAAGACATCGCCGAGCACGGATCAGCAACGCTCGACCTCCGGGCGCAGGTGACGACCGTTCCCGACGTACCGTTCGCCTGGGATCACCGCTTCGAGTGGACTGGCGACGGCTGGGACCTGGTCATCGAGTGGGAATCCGATCCCGGCGAGGACCTCGAGCTGAACTTCGTTGCCGACCAGCCGCAGGTGACCGCCGGATTGGTCAACGAGACCGACGACGAGGACGAGGACGACGAGTTCGACGTCGGCGATCGCTCTCCCGGTGTCGTCGACGGCTTCGAGAACGGCAATCTCGACGAGTACGAGGGGAGCGCGGACAACTACGAAGTCACCTCAGAAGCACCGATCGCAGAGGGGAACTACAGTCTGAAAGGAGGCGTCAATTCCGATAACGCGACGCCGATCGTCTCGACCGACGGGCTCGAGCGGTATCCCTCGCAGGGGACAACCTTCTCAGCGGAGATCGGCTTCACGGAGGAGATGCCGCACATGGGGATCGTCTTCGGTGCAATGGATGTCGGCGATTTCCACCTCATCCGTCTCGAGAACCTGTGGAGCTATTTCGAGGAAGACGATCCGGATATCAAACTCCAGATGTTAGCCGGCGGCGACGTCAAGGACGGCGTCGATCCCGAGGCGCTTGAACCGGGCGAGTTCCACGAACTCGTCGTCGAGTGGTCCCAGGATGACGAAATCACCGTGACGCTTCACGATCCCGACGGGGCTGAAATCGCGTCGGTAACCGGGTACGGCGACGGCCGCACTGCTGGCGGTATCGGAACGCGGAGAACTGCGCTGCTGGACGATATCACGATCGACGAGGTCCACTGA
- a CDS encoding TIM barrel protein: MTSIATPSENIDRISHFHVTDVPGRYEPGTGELNYEAIFGAIADTDYDGYVDCEFSPTGDAD, from the coding sequence TTGACGTCGATCGCCACGCCGTCCGAAAACATCGATCGGATCAGCCACTTCCACGTCACCGACGTGCCCGGGCGCTACGAGCCAGGCACAGGCGAGCTTAACTACGAAGCGATCTTCGGGGCGATCGCTGACACCGATTACGACGGATACGTCGACTGTGAGTTCTCACCGACGGGAGACGCCGACTAG